The genomic DNA ACTATACGGAAGAGGAGGTATACTAACTAGTAACGATAACTATATTCAACTAATAGCTCGTAAACTTCACCCTTAATTTAACTATGGATTGGCAATCTCGAATTACCCTGAACCCAAATATTCTAGTTGGTAAGCCTGTCATCAAAGGAACAAGAATTGCAGTTGAATTTATAATTGATCTTCTTGCTCAAGGCTGGAGTACTGACGAGATTTTGCGTAATTATTCAGGCATTACCGTTGTGGATATTCAA from Pseudanabaena sp. BC1403 includes the following:
- a CDS encoding DUF433 domain-containing protein encodes the protein MDWQSRITLNPNILVGKPVIKGTRIAVEFIIDLLAQGWSTDEILRNYSGITVVDIQACLYYASASLKAEKVYAIAA